GCCGATGGGCGGGCGCCGTGGCTACGGTCCAACGCACAGCCAAACCCTGGAGAAACTTTATCTGGGCGTGCCCGGGCTGCGGGTGTTGGCGCCCAACACGCTCAGTGATCCGGGCGAGTTGTTGCGCCGCGCCATCCTCGAGCAGGACGATCCAGTTTTCTTCGTCGAAAACAAAGTTTTGTATCCCAAGCCCGTGCTGGACGCGCAAACCCTGCAGGATTTTGAGATCGAGCAGACGCAGGGCGAGTTTGCCCCGGTGCACACCCTGCGCCTCAAAGGCGCCCCGCCCCCTACGCTGACGTTGAGCGCCTACGGCTATATGGCTGAGCTGGCCCGCGAAGCGCTGACCCGCCTGGCCTTCGAGCACGAGATTTTCGCCGAGTTGGTGGTGCCTACGCAGTTGGCGCCGCTGCCAGCGGGCGGCGGCCTGGAGCCGGCCTTGGCCGCCGCGCTGCAACGCAGCGGCCGCCTGCTCACGATCGAAGAGGGCACCTATTCGCTTGGCTGGGGCGCGGAGCAACTGGCACGTGCCAGCCAAGCGCTGGGGCCGCGGCTACTGGCCGCCCGCCGTCTGGCAGCGCACGAAGCGCCCATTCCGGCGGTGCGTGCGCTGGAAGAGGCGGCCCTGCCCTCCGTGGCAGACATCCTCCGCACCGCGCGGGAAATGGTATAAAGCCTCATGGCTGATGCCCATCTCATCCGGGTTCCCCTGATCAACCCCAACGAAACCGAAGCGCGGCTGGTGAACCTGGCCGTGAGCAACGGCGCTGAGGTTGCCAAAGGCGATGTACTCGCCACCCTCGAAACCACCAAATCCACCTTCGAGCTGCTCGCCGAGGCGCAAGGCTTTGTGGCCGGCTTGCAAGCCCGCCAGGGCCAGATGCTGGCCGCTGGGCAAGTCTTCCTGTACATCGCCCCCAGCCCCGATTGGCAGCCGCCTGCCGCCAGCCCGGCCACCGCAGAAAGCGGCGCACTGCCCGATGGCCTGCGCATTACCCAGCCCGCTTTGCAATTAGCCCAGCAACACAACATCCCGCTGGCGAGCCTGCCCATCGGCCCAATCGTTACAGAAGCGTTGATTTCGAAGCTGGCGGCCCAACAAGCCGGCGCCCGCGCCATCACCGTCCCGGAGGCGGCCAAGCTGCCCAACGCGGTCATCGTATACGGCGGCGGCGGCCACGGCAAAGCAGTGATCGACCTCTTGCGCGCCGCGGGTGGCTACACACTGGCCGGCGTGATCGACGACAGCCGCCAGCCGGGCGAGCTAGTGTTGGATGCCGCCGTTATCGCTGGCGAGGCAGCCCTGGCGCCACTGCACGCCGCCGGCTGCCGCCTGGCGCTGAATGCGGTGGGCGGCATCGGCGCAATGAGCAGCCGCATCGCCGTATTTGAGCGCCTCGAGGCGGCCGGCTTTGAGCTGCCCAGCCTGATCCATCCTAGCGCCGTGGTGGAGCCCAGTGCGCAACTGGCCGCCGGGGTACACGTCTTTCCGCACGCGTACATCGGCTCGGACGCGCGTATCGGTCAAGGCGCCATCATCAATACCGGCGCCATCGTTTCGCACGATTGTGAGCTAGCCGAATACACCAATCTTTCGCCTGGCAGCATTCTGGCCGGCAACGTGCGCGTGGGCCGCGGCACGCTGGTGGGCATGGGCGTTACCGTCAATCTGGGCGTGCGCATCGGCAGCCTGGCGCGCATCGGCAACGGCGCCACGGTGAAAGATGACGTGCCGGATGGCGGCGTGGTGCGTGCCGGCGCGGTGTGGCCCAGCTAGGCGCCCAAATTATCTCTAGCCAAACCCGCAGGCTGGCTGCGGTTTTCTGTTACATTTCAACCTATGGCGGCAGACAAACCG
The DNA window shown above is from Anaerolineales bacterium and carries:
- a CDS encoding NeuD/PglB/VioB family sugar acetyltransferase; translated protein: MADAHLIRVPLINPNETEARLVNLAVSNGAEVAKGDVLATLETTKSTFELLAEAQGFVAGLQARQGQMLAAGQVFLYIAPSPDWQPPAASPATAESGALPDGLRITQPALQLAQQHNIPLASLPIGPIVTEALISKLAAQQAGARAITVPEAAKLPNAVIVYGGGGHGKAVIDLLRAAGGYTLAGVIDDSRQPGELVLDAAVIAGEAALAPLHAAGCRLALNAVGGIGAMSSRIAVFERLEAAGFELPSLIHPSAVVEPSAQLAAGVHVFPHAYIGSDARIGQGAIINTGAIVSHDCELAEYTNLSPGSILAGNVRVGRGTLVGMGVTVNLGVRIGSLARIGNGATVKDDVPDGGVVRAGAVWPS